The stretch of DNA GTCCCGGACCCTTGTGGCACATGCATGCTTTTTATCCAACGGCTTTGCCTGAGGAAGAGGGAAAGTATTAGATTGGTGTAAAGCGCTTAATGTACTTAATTTACTTAATGCACTGGATACACTAGATGCACTAAGTTTTCATCAATTCTTGCAGTCGCTTAACGACTGCCTTGGGATCACTTGATCCGCTAATGGCTCTAACGACTGCCACAGAGCCAACACCACTTTGCGCCACTGCGTGAATGCTGCTTTCATCAATTCCACCAATGGCTACTAGTGGATAGTGGTTCATGAGTTTTGTGTACTGGTACAGGCGACCAAGACCCTGTGGAGCAGTAGGCATCTTTTTAAGTTGCGTCGGAAATACAGCGCCCATTGCTATATAGCTTGGACAATAGCGATCAGCACAGACCATCTCAGCATACCCATGGGTACTTAAACCCAGGCGAAGGCCCGCAGATCTAATAGCCTCTAAATCCGCTAAATCGAGATCTTCTTGGCCAAGATGAACGCCATAAGCACCGGCCTCAATTGCCTCCCGCCAAAAATCATTGATAAATAGCAAAGTCTTACTGCCTGCAACGGCTTGAACCGATTGGGCGATTTGTTTTTGCAGCTCGCTTGCATCGTGTAGATCAGATTTGAAGCGCAGTTGTACTGTTGGCACCTCTGCTTCAACCATTCTTTTAACCCAATCAGCATCGGGCATCACGGCATATAAACCCAAATGCTTAGGGCATGGTGCGAAGGCATTGGAATTCATATCCCGAGTCCACGGCAGAAGATCAAAATACTCTGGTCTGGAGGGCCATTTTTTGGGATCAAAGCGACCATCTTGATGCACCATACGTGACCAGGCCTTACCCAACACCTTGGCATCTTGCTCAATAAAGCCCATAGTGATCGCTGCTAAGGTGCCGGCTAATTCGTAATGATCTGCGGCATGCTCGTTATCAATCTTGGGAGGTGGTGAGGTGATGCTAAATTG from Polynucleobacter sp. TUM22923 encodes:
- a CDS encoding thiamine phosphate synthase, which gives rise to MSLVRDLADQIVAAHQHDDLCIAIPQFSITSPPPKIDNEHAADHYELAGTLAAITMGFIEQDAKVLGKAWSRMVHQDGRFDPKKWPSRPEYFDLLPWTRDMNSNAFAPCPKHLGLYAVMPDADWVKRMVEAEVPTVQLRFKSDLHDASELQKQIAQSVQAVAGSKTLLFINDFWREAIEAGAYGVHLGQEDLDLADLEAIRSAGLRLGLSTHGYAEMVCADRYCPSYIAMGAVFPTQLKKMPTAPQGLGRLYQYTKLMNHYPLVAIGGIDESSIHAVAQSGVGSVAVVRAISGSSDPKAVVKRLQELMKT